One Euphorbia lathyris chromosome 1, ddEupLath1.1, whole genome shotgun sequence DNA segment encodes these proteins:
- the LOC136218382 gene encoding exopolygalacturonase-like, with translation MHMPIGLKINMLTRCALLSLSVSMGMGMAMAMPSPKLNVYDVTRYGIIDNERIDIGQALSKAWKKACAMETGINKVLIPKGKYMLGMVELTGPCKTDMRLEIKGTLKAPIDLDGDRWISFKGIDRFKIFGHGTLDGQGSLAWKKNNCAKDPNCDPLPISVRFNSVNNSIIQDVTSVNSKNFNFNLLNCHNMLFNQITVIAPESSINTDGIHVGRSSEIRIMNSKIGTGDDCISIGDGTRNLNITGVICGPGHGISIGSLGRYENEQPVTGIYVSKCKISNTDQGIRIKTWAALQPNVASNLHFEDIVMDNVSIPILIDQLYCPSGECNNKGASKVKINDVSFKNIRGTSSSPTGVKLQCSSGLPCQNVDLININIKYNGNQAPAKIEYTNVKPKFIGTHHPPTKPIPIRMLMFQQTT, from the exons ATGCATATGCCAATTGGTTTAAAGATTAACATGTTAACAAGATGTGCATTGTTGAGTCTGAGTGTTAGTATGGGAATGGGAATGGCAATGGCAATGCCAAGTCCAAAACTTAATGTGTATGATGTGACAAGATATGGTATAATCGACAATGAAAGAATAGACATTGGCCAGGCATTGAGCAAGGCTTGGAAAAAAGCATGTGCAATGGAGACTGGAATAAACAAAGTTCTTATTCCAAAAGGTAAGTATATGTTAGGTATGGTTGAACTAACAGGTCCTTGTAAGACTGACATGAGGCTTGAGATTAAAGGTACCTTAAAAGCTCCTATTGACCTTGATGGAGATCGTTGGATTTCTTTCAAAGGCATTGATAGATTTAAAATATTTGGTCATGGAACTCTTGATGGACAAGGTTCTCTTGCTTGGAAGAAAAATAATTGTGCTAAGGATCCTAATTGTGACCCTCTTCCCATT AGTGTAAGGTTTAATTCAGTTAACAACAGTATTATCCAAGACGTGACATCAGTGAACAGcaagaattttaattttaatctgTTGAATTGCCACAACATGTTATTCAATCAAATAACAGTGATAGCACCTGAAAGTAGCATTAATACAGATGGAATTCATGTTGGACGTTCGAGTGAGATAAGAATTATGAATTCAAAGATTGGAACAGGTGATGATTGCATCTCAATTGGGGACGGAACTCGTAACTTAAACATCACTGGAGTAATATGTGGACCAGGTCATGGTATTAGTATTGGAAGCTTAGGAAGGTACGAGAATGAACAACCAGTCACTGGTATTTATGTTTCTAAATGTAAAATCTCCAATACCGATCAAGGCATTAGAATTAAAACATGGGCAGCTTTACAACCTAATGTTGCTTCGAATTTGCATTTTGAAGATATTGTCATGGATAATGTCTCCATTCCTATTCTTATTGATCAACTTTACTGCCCCTCCGGTGAATGCAATAACAAG GGAGCATCAAAAGTAAAGATAAATGATGTTTCTTTCAAAAATATAAGAGGAACATCATCAAGTCCAACGGGTGTTAAACTTCAATGTAGCAGTGGACTACCATGTCAAAATGTGGATCTTATTAACATTAACATTAAATATAATGGAAACCAAGCCCCCGCAAAAATTGAATACACCAATGTTAAACCCAAATTCATAGGCACCCATCACCCTCCTACTAAACCTATTCCTATCCGAATGTTAATGTTTCAGCAGACCACATGA